From one Drosophila subpulchrella strain 33 F10 #4 breed RU33 chromosome 3L, RU_Dsub_v1.1 Primary Assembly, whole genome shotgun sequence genomic stretch:
- the LOC119554650 gene encoding protein spitz, with protein MRIQDLPLAIALIGACLPLTAACSSRAIAKPRPTAAPILPPDNVEISTTPRPNVTFPIFACPTTYAAWYCLNDATCFTVEIHNQILYNCECALGFMGPRCEYKEIDGSYLPTRNRVMLEKASIVSGATLALLFMAMCCVVLYLRHEKLQKQKLHDSTTTTTTDGGCQNEGMDEVDGLRPLRPVRRPFGPCRILSLEEAHLQAVASNRPRHCN; from the coding sequence ATGCGAATCCAGGATCTGCCGCTTGCCATCGCTTTAATCGGCGCTTGTTTGCCGCTAACAGCCGCCTGCTCATCGCGTGCCATAGCCAAGCCGCGGCCAACAGCTGCTCCGATCCTGCCGCCGGACAATGTGGAGATATCCACAACGCCGAGGCCCAATGTTACCTTTCCAATCTTCGCCTGTCCAACCACATATGCCGCCTGGTATTGCCTAAACGATGCCACCTGCTTCACGGTGGAGATTCACAACCAAATCCTGTACAATTGCGAGTGCGCCTTGGGTTTTATGGGCCCGCGGTGCGAGTATAAGGAAATAGATGGCTCCTATCTGCCGACCAGGAATCGTGTGATGCTGGAGAAGGCCAGCATTGTCAGCGGAGCCACGCTGGCCCTACTGTTTATGGCCATGTGCTGTGTGGTCTTGTACCTGCGACACGAGAAGCTTCAGAAGCAAAAGCTGCACGACAGCACCACAACCACAACGACCGACGGTGGCTGTCAGAATGAGGGAATGGACGAGGTGGATGGCTTGCGACCCCTGCGCCCAGTGAGACGTCCCTTTGGCCCATGCCGCATCCTTTCGCTCGAGGAGGCTCACCTTCAGGCGGTCGCCTCCAATCGCCCCCGGCACTGCAACTAA
- the LOC119554649 gene encoding NEDD4 family-interacting protein 1-like, protein MPHNNQPSSGDDQLGPPKADFSAPPPYEANVGHGQQVALPAQMSALTLATTDPGQMQIPMQMQVQLPGQADLMNAQLPPEIHGKLPTYEEVQMEKSLNGELPPAFLTLPSSQQLPPPPNPLLPPNPLRDGAAAVRSAQPALTFIAIDASDPENSLSTTDNLLGTDIMFITAFIVAFLFNWIGFLMLTCFCHTIAARYGALSGFGLSLAKWTLIVKHSTDLASHENSWLWWLICAFGFLISIRALIQYVSIKRSWRLLSASAQERLLFFY, encoded by the coding sequence ATGCCGCATAACAACCAGCCTTCGTCCGGGGACGATCAATTGGGACCGCCAAAGGCGGACTTCAGTGCTCCCCCGCCGTACGAGGCGAACGTGGGCCATGGCCAGCAGGTGGCACTGCCGGCTCAGATGTCAGCGCTGACCTTGGCCACAACCGATCCCGGCCAGATGCAGATTCCGATGCAGATGCAGGTCCAGCTGCCGGGCCAGGCGGACCTTATGAATGCACAACTGCCGCCTGAGATACACGGGAAGCTGCCCACCTACGAGGAGGTGCAAATGGAAAAGTCCCTGAACGGAGAGCTGCCGCCCGCCTTTTTGACTTTGCCCTCCTCGCAGCAGCTTCCCCCGCCGCCGAATCCGCTGCTGCCGCCCAATCCGCTGCGCGATGGTGCCGCTGCTGTGCGATCCGCACAACCGGCACTCACTTTTATCGCCATCGATGCCAGCGATCCGGAAAACAGCCTGTCGACCACGGACAACTTGCTCGGGACGGACATAATGTTCATCACGGCATTCATTGTGGCATTTCTGTTCAACTGGATCGGCTTCCTGATGCTCACATGCTTCTGTCACACGATTGCCGCCCGATACGGAGCCCTGTCGGGATTCGGACTGTCTCTGGCCAAATGGACGCTGATCGTAAAGCACTCGACGGACCTGGCCTCGCACGAGAACTCCTGGCTCTGGTGGCTGATTTGCGCCTTCGGCTTTCTGATCAGCATACGCGCTTTAATTCAGTATGTGAGCATCAAGCGATCGTGGCGCCTGCTCTCCGCCTCCGCCCAAGAACGGCTGCTATTCTTCTACTAG
- the LOC119554651 gene encoding selenoprotein F encodes MQQLVIFLLLALSCQQIHAELTAAECRELGFIKAQLMCSSCDKLDDFGLDTIKPQCKQCCTLDQQPAAQRTYAKAILEVCTCKFRAYPQIQAFIQSGRPAKFPNLQIKYVRGLDPVVKLLDDSGKVQETLSITKWNTDTVEEFFETHLAKDGAGKSSYSVVEDADGDDEEDYLRTNRI; translated from the exons ATGCAGCAACTTGTGATTTTTCTGCTGCTGGCCCTTAGC TGCCAGCAAATCCATGCCGAACTAACGGCCGCCGAGTGCCGGGAATTGGGTTTCATCAAGGCACAGCTAATGTGTTCCAGTTGTGACAAACTCGATGATTTTGGACTGGATACCATCAA accCCAATGCAAGCAATGTTGCACCTTGGATCAACAGCCGGCGGCCCAGCGAACCTATGCAAAGGCCATTCTGGAGGTGTGCACCTGCAAGTTCCGGGCATATCCCCAGATTCAGGCCTTCATCCAAAGCGGCCGGCCCGCCAAATTCCCCAACTTGCAGATCAAGTACGTAAGGGGCTTGGATCCCGTGGTCAAGCTGCTCGATGACAGTGGTAAAGTTCAGGAGACGCTGTCCATCACCAAGTGGAACACGGACACCGTGGAGGAGTTCTTTGAAACGCATCTGGCCAAGGATGGTGCTGGCAAGAGTTCTTACAGCGTTGTGGAGGATGCCGACGGAGACGACGAAGAGGATTATCTGCGTACTAATAGGATCTAA